The DNA segment CGGGGAGGCCACCGGCCGGCAAGGGCGGATCTCGTCCGCAGACCGATCGTTCGTCGGGGTTCCCATCACGTGGGAAGCGTACGAGATACGACGGGAAGTCCGATGACCGACATGGGTCGTTCGCATGGCCGGGCTGGACCAATCCCGGCGCGACCGACACGGGCTCGCGGAAGACGCCAATGCGACCGACGTCGGAACCAGGAGGCTACTGCGTGCCGTCCACTTCGCGCCGAAGGATCTTCATCCGCTCGCCACCCTCGTAGATCTCGTGACCGAGGAGCCCGTTGATCAGCGCCGTCTCGGCGGGAGACCAGAGCGTCCCGGTCCGCGCGCCGAAGGTCGTGACGTCTTCGCCGCTCCGCGCGAGCTCGATCCGGAGGCGGTTCGTGCGGATCTCGGCCCGTCGGGCGGGATCGAGAGGCCCGAAGCTGCGCGTAGACAGCAGGATCGGCGGCGCATAGCGATTGCCCGCCGCGACCGGGCTCGCGCCGACGATCCGCCACGTCGACTCCGCGAAGGGGAAGAACGTCACGAGCGCTTCGACCTTGCCGCCGACGGGACCCGCGTGGATCGAGTAGCGGATGCCCTCGATCTCCCCGAGGCGGACCTTGTTCTTCTGCCGCACCTCGATGGAGACATCCTGGGAGAGCTCTTCCACGAAGTCGTCCGCGATCTCGACCAGGTCGCCCTTGGGCAGGTCCGAGGTGAGAAACACGACCGCGTCGCGGCGTGGAGACTGCGCACCGACGGCCTGGGCCGTGTTCTGGGTCGACCATCCGGGCGGGAAGCGCATCTGGAAGTCGAGCCCCGGGTGCAGGAAGTAGTCGCCGATGAAGACGCCGGTCTCCGGGCGCTCCCCGATCACCATTCCGTCGATCCGGTCGAGCAGCCGTTTGCGGGTGTCGCCGAGGGACGGGTCCGGTGACCAACGAAGCTCCCGGGAACGCATCGCGTTCATCGAGGCACGCTCGCGGGAACCGGGATGGGTGTCGTAGAAGGTGGGGTTGCGCGGTGCCCCGATCAGCAGCCGCTCCCGCTGGTCGAGGCGGCGCATGAACGTGGACATGCCCATCGGGTCGTAGCCCGCCGCCGCGGCGAGGCGCTGACCCAGCTCGTCCGCCTCCCGCTCCATGTCGCGCCCGTAGGCCGCGAGCGTTTTCGCCCGCGTCCAGGGCATCGAGAGTTTCGGCAGGCTCCTGGCCACGGCCTGCTGCTGTTGCGAATGCCGGCGCGCCGCGTGGATGATCTCGTGCCCGATGACGTTGGCGAGCTCGTCCTCGGTGTTCGCGAGAGCGAGGAGACCACGCGAGACGAAGACGTAGCCGCCGGGGAGCGCGAAGGCGTTCGGCTCCATCTGGTCCACGATCGCGAACTTGTAGGCGAAGTCTCGGTACGGCAGGCCACGCAGGAGCTTCTTGCCGATCCGCTCGACGTAGGCGACGAGCTCCGGGTCGTCGAGCGTGCCGATCTGCGCGGCGACCTGCTCCGCCCCTTCGCGGCCGACCCGGACGTTGTCCTGGGTCGTCATGATCACCGTCCGCCGACGTTCCTTGGCGCGCTCGTCGGCGGCTTCCTTGTTCCGCGAGCCCGACGACGCGCAACCGAAGCACGCCAGCAGAAGCGCGACGAGCACGACACCGACGAGGCGAGTCGACCTGCGAGAAGACCTCACGGCATCTCCGAGAGCCAGTCGCCCGCGCTCATCCAGTGCATCTTCAGCTGCATCAGCTCGCCCGTGTACTCGAGCGTGTTGAGGTAGTTCTGGACGAGGTTCGCGAAGAGCGGCGAATTCGGAGGGAGCGCCACCCCGAGTGGCTCGGTCGTGAACGGGGCCGGCAGGGACGCCAGTCCGAGCCCCGGATGTCGGGCGAGCTGGAACTGCACGAAGGGGACGTCGGCGAAGAGACCGTCGATCTCTCCCGAGCTGATCTGCGCGACCGCCGCCCCCGCGTCCTCGAGCGGTATGTAGGTGGCGAGGGGAAAGAGATCGAGGATCAGCGCCTCGCCGGTCGAGCCTCGGAGCGCCGCCCAGCTTCTCTCCGCGGCGTTCATCGCCGAAGCATCTGCCAGGGAGTCGACGAGGTCGGCGCGAGAGAGGAGCGAAGAGCCCGAGATCATGTACGGCCCCGCGAACGCGACGCGGGCGTTGCGGGCCGGCGTGATCGTCAGGCTCGAGATCACGAGGTCGATCCGACCTGCTTCGAGGTTCGGGAGCAGCTCGGCGAAGGGCGTCTCCACCAGCTCGAGGTCGACCTGCATCGCGTCGGCGAGGGCCTGGGCGAGCTCGATGTCGAGCCCGATCAGATCCCCCCGTTGGTTCTTCATCGTGAGCGGGGGCTGGGTTCCCGACGTGCCGACGCGAAGCGTGCCTCGATCGATGATGTCGTGCAGGGCCTCGCGGTTCGCGGCGTCGGTCCCGAGGATCGAACCCGCCCCATTGCAGCCGAGCACGACGAGGAGAAGGGCGAGGAGCACGACGGGCAGTCGTGCGATCCGTCGCAACGGCGATCGGGAGTTCGGGTTCATGGTCGAGCTTTCTCCGGGTGTTTCGCGGACGAATAGTGAATGGACGGTGCGACGACCTCAGGAGGGCGAGGACACCCGAACCTGGATCGTTCGGAGGACGGGGACCAGGCCCAGCGTGAGCACCGTAGCGAAGGCGAGACGGCCCGCGATCGGGACGGCCATAGCGTCGTAGAGGGGACCACGCGAGCGGCAGTCATGCGCGGGGTCCACTTTGTCGGTCGGGATCGGAGCC comes from the bacterium genome and includes:
- a CDS encoding transporter substrate-binding domain-containing protein, whose amino-acid sequence is MNPNSRSPLRRIARLPVVLLALLLVVLGCNGAGSILGTDAANREALHDIIDRGTLRVGTSGTQPPLTMKNQRGDLIGLDIELAQALADAMQVDLELVETPFAELLPNLEAGRIDLVISSLTITPARNARVAFAGPYMISGSSLLSRADLVDSLADASAMNAAERSWAALRGSTGEALILDLFPLATYIPLEDAGAAVAQISSGEIDGLFADVPFVQFQLARHPGLGLASLPAPFTTEPLGVALPPNSPLFANLVQNYLNTLEYTGELMQLKMHWMSAGDWLSEMP
- a CDS encoding M48 family metalloprotease, producing MRSSRRSTRLVGVVLVALLLACFGCASSGSRNKEAADERAKERRRTVIMTTQDNVRVGREGAEQVAAQIGTLDDPELVAYVERIGKKLLRGLPYRDFAYKFAIVDQMEPNAFALPGGYVFVSRGLLALANTEDELANVIGHEIIHAARRHSQQQQAVARSLPKLSMPWTRAKTLAAYGRDMEREADELGQRLAAAAGYDPMGMSTFMRRLDQRERLLIGAPRNPTFYDTHPGSRERASMNAMRSRELRWSPDPSLGDTRKRLLDRIDGMVIGERPETGVFIGDYFLHPGLDFQMRFPPGWSTQNTAQAVGAQSPRRDAVVFLTSDLPKGDLVEIADDFVEELSQDVSIEVRQKNKVRLGEIEGIRYSIHAGPVGGKVEALVTFFPFAESTWRIVGASPVAAGNRYAPPILLSTRSFGPLDPARRAEIRTNRLRIELARSGEDVTTFGARTGTLWSPAETALINGLLGHEIYEGGERMKILRREVDGTQ